A part of Halodesulfovibrio marinisediminis DSM 17456 genomic DNA contains:
- a CDS encoding VOC family protein has protein sequence MNIEIDHLTLNVESPDVCVKFYTEILGLTPENYEEWKEGTARFPSARINSHNIIHFFPPKMWKELGNLIDAPGKANHVCLAYAGNNWKVLMKRLEEHNVQIKGPLTLQGARGTGTSIFIVDPEGFSIELKTYD, from the coding sequence ATGAACATTGAAATAGACCACCTGACGCTTAATGTTGAAAGCCCTGATGTGTGTGTGAAATTTTACACCGAGATCCTTGGTCTGACACCGGAAAACTACGAGGAATGGAAGGAAGGCACAGCAAGGTTCCCTTCAGCACGTATCAACTCACATAACATAATCCATTTTTTTCCGCCAAAGATGTGGAAAGAACTAGGCAACCTCATTGATGCGCCGGGCAAAGCTAATCATGTATGCCTTGCTTATGCCGGTAACAATTGGAAAGTACTAATGAAACGGCTTGAAGAACATAACGTGCAGATTAAGGGACCATTGACCTTACAAGGGGCACGCGGAACCGGCACATCAATCTTCATTGTCGATCCTGAAGGATTTTCAATAGAACTAAAAACTTACGACTAG
- a CDS encoding leucyl aminopeptidase: MDLRFQPAPAAEWQANAVLLFNFKDEAVTESIPNLSDTIPWITITPAIQDAKGEKNQVTVAYGHPSIALPRAIIVGLGERKAFTLEVLREAVKTAALKCRELKIDTCAIPVETFDTIEEENAVLVEEAVASALIALHTYDELKTTMKEPAHSPRWMTLLSTEEYFPDNIHAAARRGEAAAAGVNYTRDLVNAPANIITPTALAVKAEELGKKYHFKRTILGRKEIIEAGMGAFMSVAAGSDAEPKFIVLEHAPKGTENDDPIVFVGKGVTFDTGGISIKPSLGMHEMKSDMGGAAAIFGLFEALGNSDIERRVIGITPCTDNMPSSTATHPGDVVTSLNGKTIEVINTDAEGRLILIDALTYAQKEYKPAAVINLATLTGACVVALGTHAAAVFATDEELSKAISDTGTRVGDKYWPMPLWDCYFESLKSDIADMKNVGSREGGAVTAALFLKQFIEEDTRWAHLDIAGTAYNAKGGASGFGVRTLLELVRKGV; this comes from the coding sequence ATGGATCTTCGATTCCAACCGGCACCAGCCGCTGAGTGGCAGGCAAATGCTGTTCTTCTTTTCAACTTTAAAGATGAAGCGGTAACTGAAAGTATTCCTAACCTGAGTGACACCATTCCATGGATTACCATCACTCCAGCTATTCAGGATGCAAAAGGCGAAAAGAATCAGGTAACCGTTGCATACGGACACCCTTCTATCGCGCTGCCACGCGCTATCATTGTCGGCCTTGGTGAACGTAAAGCATTCACTCTTGAAGTACTCCGCGAAGCTGTTAAAACAGCAGCCCTTAAGTGCAGAGAGCTCAAAATTGATACCTGCGCAATCCCTGTTGAAACATTTGACACCATCGAAGAAGAAAACGCAGTGCTTGTAGAAGAAGCCGTTGCTTCTGCACTGATTGCACTGCACACCTACGATGAACTCAAAACAACTATGAAAGAGCCAGCACACTCTCCACGCTGGATGACTCTGCTCTCCACAGAAGAGTACTTCCCGGATAACATTCACGCAGCAGCACGCCGTGGTGAAGCCGCAGCAGCAGGTGTTAACTACACACGCGACCTCGTAAACGCACCTGCCAACATCATCACCCCTACCGCTCTTGCTGTTAAAGCTGAAGAACTTGGTAAAAAATACCACTTCAAACGCACCATTCTTGGTCGCAAAGAAATCATCGAAGCAGGCATGGGCGCATTCATGTCCGTTGCAGCAGGCTCCGATGCAGAACCAAAATTTATCGTACTTGAGCATGCACCAAAGGGTACTGAAAACGACGATCCTATCGTATTTGTCGGCAAAGGCGTTACCTTTGACACCGGCGGCATTTCCATCAAGCCTTCTCTCGGCATGCATGAAATGAAATCCGATATGGGCGGCGCAGCAGCAATCTTTGGTCTGTTTGAAGCTCTCGGCAACTCTGACATTGAACGTCGAGTTATCGGTATCACTCCATGTACTGACAACATGCCTAGCTCCACAGCGACCCACCCTGGTGACGTTGTGACATCCCTCAATGGCAAAACCATTGAGGTTATCAACACTGATGCTGAAGGCCGCCTCATTCTTATCGATGCACTTACCTACGCACAGAAAGAATACAAACCGGCAGCAGTGATCAACCTTGCAACCCTCACTGGCGCATGTGTTGTTGCTCTCGGTACCCACGCAGCAGCAGTGTTTGCAACTGACGAAGAACTTTCCAAAGCTATTTCCGACACTGGCACACGCGTTGGTGACAAATACTGGCCAATGCCACTGTGGGACTGCTACTTCGAAAGCCTCAAGTCTGACATTGCAGATATGAAAAATGTTGGCTCCCGTGAAGGCGGCGCAGTTACCGCAGCGCTCTTCCTCAAGCAATTTATTGAAGAAGATACACGCTGGGCGCACCTCGACATCGCAGGAACCGCATACAACGCTAAAGGCGGCGCTTCCGGATTTGGTGTGCGCACCCTGCTTGAGCTCGTTCGCAAAGGTGTTTAA
- a CDS encoding malic enzyme-like NAD(P)-binding protein, with amino-acid sequence MALFTKEEALEYHKAPRCGKVEVIPVKPCGSQKDLSLAYSPGVAEACKEIHANPETAALYTNRSNLVGVITDGTAVLGLGNIGPLAAKPVMEGKGVLFKTFADIDVFDINLDIKDADQFIAAVKAMEPTFGGINLEDIKAPECFYIEETLKREMDIPVFHDDQHGTAVISGAAIINACEITNRDIDKLKVVVVGAGAAGIACSKFYVEMGVKRENIFMFDSRGLIHTGREGLNKYKAEFAQDKDYGTLAEVLKGADCFLGLSVKDLLTKEMVASMADNPIIFAMANPDPEIPYPDAKEASPDCIMGTGRSDFPNQINNVSGFPYIFRGALDTCATEINEEMKIAAAHALAKLAKEPVPQSICEAYGVDSLEFGTDYVIPKPLDPRILEWVVPEVAKAAIETGVARLTIDDFDAYKKELTARLEASHNRVDAFVKSYISK; translated from the coding sequence ATGGCGTTATTCACGAAAGAAGAAGCGCTGGAGTACCACAAAGCTCCTCGCTGCGGTAAAGTTGAAGTTATCCCAGTAAAACCATGTGGTTCACAGAAAGACCTCTCACTGGCCTACTCTCCGGGCGTTGCAGAAGCATGTAAAGAAATTCATGCAAATCCGGAAACAGCAGCCCTGTACACCAACCGCTCGAACCTTGTCGGCGTAATCACAGACGGCACAGCCGTACTCGGACTTGGCAATATTGGCCCGTTAGCAGCAAAGCCTGTTATGGAAGGTAAAGGTGTTCTGTTTAAAACCTTCGCAGACATTGATGTGTTCGATATCAACCTCGACATCAAGGATGCTGATCAGTTCATTGCTGCAGTAAAAGCAATGGAACCGACATTTGGTGGCATCAACCTTGAAGATATCAAGGCACCTGAGTGTTTCTACATTGAAGAAACATTGAAACGTGAAATGGACATTCCTGTTTTCCATGACGACCAGCACGGTACTGCCGTAATATCAGGTGCAGCCATCATCAACGCATGTGAAATCACCAACCGTGACATTGACAAACTCAAAGTTGTTGTTGTGGGCGCAGGTGCTGCTGGCATTGCTTGTTCCAAATTCTACGTAGAAATGGGTGTTAAGCGCGAAAACATCTTCATGTTCGACTCCCGTGGCCTTATCCACACCGGTCGTGAAGGACTCAACAAGTACAAAGCTGAGTTTGCACAGGACAAAGACTACGGCACTCTTGCAGAAGTACTCAAAGGCGCAGACTGCTTCCTCGGTCTTTCCGTAAAAGATCTGCTCACTAAAGAGATGGTTGCGTCTATGGCTGACAATCCAATCATCTTTGCTATGGCAAACCCAGATCCGGAAATCCCTTACCCTGACGCAAAAGAAGCATCTCCTGACTGCATCATGGGCACAGGTCGTTCTGACTTTCCGAACCAGATCAACAACGTTTCCGGCTTCCCATACATTTTCCGTGGCGCACTGGACACATGCGCAACCGAAATCAACGAAGAAATGAAGATTGCTGCTGCGCACGCACTGGCTAAACTTGCAAAAGAACCTGTTCCACAGTCCATTTGTGAAGCATACGGCGTTGATTCTCTCGAATTCGGCACTGACTACGTTATCCCTAAGCCGCTCGATCCACGCATTCTCGAATGGGTTGTACCGGAAGTAGCCAAAGCCGCTATAGAGACAGGTGTTGCACGTCTAACCATTGACGACTTTGACGCATACAAAAAAGAACTCACCGCACGTCTTGAAGCCTCCCACAACCGCGTTGACGCCTTTGTGAAGAGCTATATTTCCAAGTAA
- the pnp gene encoding polyribonucleotide nucleotidyltransferase, with product MENKFGAKRLTATIGGKEITFETGRLANQADGSIWIQCGGTVVLVTACTQPTERDLGFFPLTVEYTEKMYAAGRIPGSFFRREMGRPSERETLCARVIDRPIRPMFPKGFRDEVQILANVISSDQLNESDVLALTGASAALSISSIPFDGPIAGARVCRINGEFVLNPTVKEQENADLNLVFAASRDAVVMVEGEANFVPESVIADALNWGHKEIEPLFDVQEELRNLCGKEKIEFVPPVPNEELKARVEEIATEDLKAALQVADKMERKHARKAVKVKVMETLSAEPQYEEDPSPLAEVGEILGALEKTIVRTRIHKEGLRIDGRDVKTVRPIVVETGVLPRAHGSSIFARGETKSMVVTTLGSTTDEQRMDSLMGDVTKRFMLHYNFAPYCVGEVKMVRVSRREIGHGALAEKALRPILPSSDDFPFTVRVVSETMESNGSSSMAAVTGGCMSLMDAGIPVKAPVAGIAMGLIKEGDDYIVLTDILGDEDALGDMDFKIAGTAEGITAVQMDIKISGIPSDVMVRALEQARDARLHILDEMAKELPASREELSKYAPQIATLEVNPDVIRVIIGPGGKNIKAITAATDASIDIEDSGKVTIFAPTLESLEQAREMVQYYDQRAELGKDYMGKVKKILEIGAIVEILPNVEALVHISQLDIARVEKVEDLVSLGEDMKVKVIEINDGRIRASRKAVLLEAQGTPWTPESTARPQRRPGGRDDRRGGGRDDRRGGGRRDDRRGGGRR from the coding sequence ATGGAAAATAAATTTGGCGCGAAGCGCCTTACAGCCACTATTGGTGGCAAAGAAATTACTTTTGAAACCGGTCGCCTTGCTAATCAGGCTGACGGTTCCATCTGGATTCAGTGCGGTGGCACTGTAGTTCTCGTAACTGCATGTACCCAGCCGACCGAACGCGATCTCGGCTTCTTCCCGCTTACTGTTGAATACACCGAAAAAATGTACGCAGCAGGCCGTATCCCTGGTTCCTTCTTCCGCCGTGAAATGGGTCGTCCATCCGAACGTGAAACACTTTGTGCTCGTGTAATCGACCGCCCTATCCGCCCAATGTTCCCAAAAGGGTTCCGCGACGAAGTTCAGATTCTTGCTAACGTTATCTCTTCTGACCAGCTCAACGAATCTGACGTTCTTGCTCTTACCGGTGCTTCCGCAGCACTCAGCATTTCTTCCATTCCTTTTGACGGTCCAATCGCAGGTGCACGCGTTTGTCGTATCAACGGCGAATTCGTTCTGAACCCGACTGTTAAAGAGCAGGAAAACGCAGACTTGAACCTCGTTTTCGCAGCATCCCGTGACGCTGTAGTAATGGTAGAAGGCGAAGCTAACTTCGTTCCTGAATCTGTTATTGCTGATGCTCTGAACTGGGGTCACAAAGAAATCGAGCCTCTCTTCGACGTTCAAGAAGAACTCCGCAACCTTTGCGGCAAAGAGAAAATCGAATTCGTACCACCAGTACCTAACGAAGAGCTCAAAGCACGCGTTGAAGAAATCGCAACTGAAGACCTCAAAGCTGCTCTTCAGGTCGCTGACAAAATGGAACGTAAGCACGCTCGCAAGGCTGTTAAAGTTAAGGTTATGGAAACTCTTTCTGCTGAACCACAGTACGAAGAAGATCCATCCCCACTTGCAGAAGTTGGCGAAATTCTCGGCGCTCTTGAAAAAACTATCGTTCGTACCCGTATCCACAAAGAAGGCCTGCGTATCGACGGTCGTGACGTAAAAACAGTACGTCCAATCGTCGTTGAAACCGGCGTACTTCCACGTGCACACGGTTCTTCTATTTTCGCACGTGGCGAAACCAAGTCCATGGTTGTTACAACCCTTGGTTCCACCACTGATGAGCAGCGTATGGACTCCCTTATGGGTGACGTAACCAAGCGCTTCATGCTCCACTACAACTTTGCACCATACTGTGTTGGCGAAGTTAAAATGGTTCGTGTATCCCGCCGCGAAATCGGTCACGGTGCACTTGCTGAAAAAGCTCTGCGCCCTATTCTGCCTTCAAGCGACGACTTCCCGTTCACTGTTCGTGTGGTTTCTGAAACCATGGAATCCAACGGTTCTTCTTCCATGGCAGCTGTAACTGGCGGCTGTATGTCCCTTATGGACGCAGGTATTCCTGTTAAAGCTCCTGTTGCTGGTATCGCAATGGGTCTTATCAAAGAAGGCGACGACTACATCGTTCTTACCGACATTCTCGGTGACGAAGATGCACTCGGCGATATGGACTTCAAAATTGCGGGTACTGCTGAAGGCATCACCGCAGTTCAGATGGACATCAAAATCTCCGGTATCCCTTCTGACGTTATGGTTCGCGCTCTTGAACAGGCACGTGATGCTCGTCTGCACATTCTCGATGAAATGGCAAAAGAACTTCCTGCTTCCCGTGAAGAGCTGTCCAAATACGCACCGCAGATTGCTACCCTCGAAGTTAACCCGGATGTTATCCGTGTTATCATCGGCCCTGGTGGTAAAAACATCAAAGCTATTACTGCAGCAACTGATGCTTCCATCGACATTGAGGACAGCGGTAAGGTAACCATCTTCGCACCTACTCTCGAATCCCTTGAGCAGGCTCGTGAAATGGTTCAGTACTACGACCAGCGTGCTGAACTTGGTAAAGATTACATGGGCAAAGTTAAGAAGATCCTCGAAATCGGTGCGATTGTAGAGATTCTTCCTAACGTTGAAGCTCTTGTACACATTTCCCAGCTCGACATCGCTCGCGTTGAGAAAGTAGAAGACCTCGTATCCCTTGGCGAAGACATGAAAGTTAAGGTTATCGAAATTAACGATGGCCGTATTCGTGCTTCCCGCAAAGCAGTTCTTCTTGAAGCTCAGGGTACACCTTGGACTCCGGAATCTACTGCTCGCCCTCAGCGCCGTCCTGGCGGACGCGATGATCGTCGTGGCGGAGGTCGTGATGACCGTCGTGGTGGCGGACGTCGTGATGATCGCCGTGGTGGTGGCCGTCGCTAG
- the rpsO gene encoding 30S ribosomal protein S15, whose product MVMTPEAKQAVINEFAQKEGDTGSPEVQVALLTARIKYLTEHFKEHKHDYHSRTGLLKLVGQRRKLLKYLASKDIQRYRDLIKRLGLRK is encoded by the coding sequence GTGGTAATGACACCTGAAGCTAAACAGGCAGTTATTAATGAATTTGCTCAGAAAGAAGGAGACACCGGTTCTCCAGAAGTACAGGTAGCTCTTCTGACTGCCCGTATCAAATACCTTACTGAACACTTCAAAGAGCACAAACACGACTACCATTCCCGTACTGGTCTGTTGAAACTTGTTGGTCAGCGTCGTAAGCTTCTGAAGTACCTTGCAAGCAAGGACATTCAGCGCTACCGTGACCTCATCAAGAGACTTGGCCTCCGTAAGTAG
- the truB gene encoding tRNA pseudouridine(55) synthase TruB produces the protein MAQVPQQHGILLLNKPKGPSSGGCIGKIKRLGQKKIGHAGTLDPMAQGLLVVLLGQGTKLSNYLMTGGEKVYSGTIKLGETTDTWDAEGQVTATADWQHITEEDVRAEVAHWLEITEQEVPAYSAAKHKGKSLYKLAREGKETPVKIKTVKISEAATLSVELPFLRFRVRCSTGTYIRSLAHSLGIRLKCGAVLTELIREYSHPFSLDNACEPDELVENPDLLESKVIPLEQALPTWPKIILNNEEVALVKNGNPIPYDPEKIAQMPFSVGINAMLLDSDRTPLALAETNIVQRQPVWSVLRGLWQS, from the coding sequence ATGGCACAAGTACCTCAGCAGCACGGTATTCTGCTTCTCAATAAGCCAAAGGGGCCATCTTCCGGTGGATGCATCGGCAAGATCAAACGCCTCGGGCAAAAAAAAATCGGCCATGCCGGCACGCTTGATCCTATGGCGCAAGGTCTGCTGGTCGTATTACTCGGGCAGGGCACTAAACTGTCCAACTACCTGATGACTGGCGGCGAAAAAGTGTATTCCGGCACCATTAAGCTTGGTGAAACAACGGATACATGGGATGCTGAAGGTCAGGTAACCGCCACTGCAGACTGGCAGCACATTACAGAAGAAGATGTGCGTGCAGAAGTTGCACACTGGCTAGAAATTACCGAGCAGGAGGTTCCTGCTTACTCAGCGGCAAAACACAAAGGGAAATCCTTGTATAAGCTGGCTCGAGAGGGTAAAGAAACACCGGTTAAAATAAAAACCGTAAAAATTTCTGAAGCAGCAACTCTATCGGTTGAGTTGCCGTTTCTTCGGTTCCGGGTTCGTTGCAGTACTGGTACGTATATTCGGTCCCTGGCCCACAGCTTGGGGATACGATTAAAGTGCGGGGCCGTTCTCACTGAACTGATCCGGGAATACAGCCATCCGTTCTCGCTGGACAACGCCTGCGAGCCCGATGAATTGGTTGAGAACCCAGACCTGCTTGAATCCAAGGTTATTCCTTTGGAACAAGCTTTGCCCACATGGCCTAAGATAATCCTCAATAATGAGGAAGTAGCTTTGGTCAAAAACGGCAACCCGATTCCGTACGACCCAGAAAAAATTGCACAGATGCCGTTCTCTGTCGGCATTAACGCAATGCTTCTGGATTCGGACAGAACCCCTCTGGCTCTCGCTGAAACCAACATCGTGCAACGTCAGCCGGTTTGGTCCGTCTTGCGCGGCCTTTGGCAATCTTAA
- a CDS encoding DHH family phosphoesterase — MPNVVSQIAQAIRANETFLLTAHVNPDGDAVGSIAAMAWMLIKLDKKPIIFLESGVPDYLDWVELPVTVLTTAEELASCTPDRIFVLDCGDAHRSGEIMMDFIARTNTPIINLDHHLHNPMFGDLNHVDIGSSSTGELVADIVDELGISYEGFLGEGLYLAISSDTGRFTFNNTTPRAHEIASKIIRAGLKPGDLHEKLDSNWSMNKIKLWAELFANIEIALNGKVAYLTLPKALFERTGTEYSDVEAIINYLRKIENVDVAMTVRETDHSSKASLRSHGAVDVQKMAASLGGGGHKNAAGVNLDLSLDQALETLLATIAQNLVLNEA; from the coding sequence ATGCCAAACGTAGTATCACAAATAGCACAGGCGATTCGCGCCAACGAAACATTCCTTCTTACAGCTCACGTCAACCCTGACGGCGATGCTGTTGGGTCTATTGCTGCGATGGCATGGATGCTTATCAAGCTTGATAAGAAACCAATTATCTTTCTAGAATCAGGCGTTCCTGACTATCTTGATTGGGTTGAACTGCCAGTTACTGTTCTGACCACTGCAGAAGAACTTGCAAGCTGCACTCCTGACCGCATCTTTGTGCTGGACTGCGGCGACGCACATCGCTCCGGCGAAATCATGATGGATTTTATCGCCCGAACTAACACACCGATAATCAACCTTGATCACCACCTGCATAACCCTATGTTCGGAGATCTCAATCATGTTGATATTGGCTCCAGCTCCACTGGCGAGCTTGTTGCGGATATTGTGGATGAGTTAGGCATTAGCTACGAAGGCTTCCTTGGAGAAGGACTGTACCTTGCAATCAGTTCAGACACAGGTCGCTTTACGTTTAACAACACAACTCCCCGTGCACATGAAATTGCCTCAAAGATTATTCGTGCTGGATTAAAACCAGGCGATTTGCATGAGAAGCTGGACAGCAACTGGAGTATGAATAAAATAAAACTCTGGGCTGAGCTCTTTGCAAATATTGAAATTGCGCTTAACGGAAAAGTAGCATATCTGACACTTCCTAAAGCACTCTTTGAGCGTACCGGTACTGAATACTCAGATGTTGAAGCTATCATTAACTATCTGCGTAAAATAGAAAATGTTGATGTGGCAATGACCGTACGCGAAACAGACCATAGCTCCAAAGCGAGCTTGCGTTCTCACGGTGCTGTGGATGTACAGAAAATGGCAGCAAGCCTTGGTGGTGGCGGACATAAAAATGCCGCTGGTGTAAACCTTGATCTTTCATTGGATCAAGCTTTAGAAACCTTGCTTGCCACTATTGCTCAGAATCTGGTATTAAACGAGGCATAA
- a CDS encoding DUF503 domain-containing protein, whose amino-acid sequence MIIGVLRVEYALHGNESLKDKRRIANSLKIKVRNKFNVSIAEVGSENSMSTLALSIVSVSNSEKHLQSRLTKCLNMMEAVCHEEMTYSDMEFFGVE is encoded by the coding sequence ATGATTATCGGAGTACTACGGGTTGAATACGCCCTGCACGGCAATGAATCGCTTAAAGACAAGCGACGTATTGCCAACAGCCTGAAGATAAAAGTCCGTAACAAATTTAATGTTTCCATTGCTGAAGTTGGCTCAGAAAACTCTATGTCAACGCTGGCACTCAGTATTGTGAGCGTAAGCAATAGCGAAAAGCACCTGCAAAGCAGACTCACAAAATGCCTGAACATGATGGAAGCTGTGTGCCATGAAGAGATGACATACAGCGACATGGAGTTTTTTGGCGTTGAGTAA